Within the Plasmodium relictum strain SGS1 genome assembly, chromosome: 12 genome, the region ATGGAGATGAAATGAATTTGCATGTCCCTCAAACGGAAGAAGCAAGAGCAGAAGctttatatttaatgaatgTGAAACATAATTTAATCACACCAAAAAATGGAGAAGTTATAATAGCATTAACTCAAGATTTTTTATCTGCTTCTTATATTATTACAAACAAAGACACTTTTCTTGATAGAGATACCTTTTGTTTATTATGTTCATATTTTTCAGATgctaaaataaatattgaatTACCTGTACCAGCAATATTAAAACCAAAGGAATTATGGACAGGTAAACAATTAATTAGCGTTTTAATTAAgccaaataaaaaagaaaacaccattataaattttgaaatGAAAGAAAGAGAATATTCAACAAAAAATGGAGATTTAAAATATCTATGCTTAAATGATTCTTATGtttgtttttataaatcAGAATTAATATGCGGATCTTTAGGGAAAAAAGTATTAGGATCTTCTAAATAtggtttattttattacttaATTCATCATAATTCGTCTTATGTAgctttaaaaattatgaacaGATTTTCAAAATTAACAAGTAGATATTTCTCTAATAAAGGAATGACTATTGGAATAGATGATGTAACTCCATCTTCTACTTTGACTGAAAAAAAGAGAGATTTGTTATTAAAAGGGTATGAAAAAGTgaataaagaaattatatcATATAACGAAAAGAAAATGCAAATACAGCCAGGTTGCACCTTAGAGGAAACATtagaaataaaagtaaaaaatatattagatgATTTAAGAAATGATGCAGGTAAAACTTGTAATCAATATTtgcattatttaaataaaccTTTAATTATGTTTAATTCAGGAGCTAAAGGTGCTCTAATAAATATTGCTCAAATGATTGCTTGTGTTGGTCAGCAAAATGTAGCAGGGCAAAGAATTCAAAATGGGTTTATTAACAGAACCTTACCCCACTTTCACTTTCATTGCAAAGATTCGGAAAGTAGAGGATTTGTtcaaaattctttttatactGGTCTAAACCCaactgaatttttttttcatactATGTCAGGAAGAGAAGGATTGGTAGATACAGCAGTAAAAACAGCTGAAACTGGCTATATGCAAAGAAGATTGATGAAAGCTCTAGAAGATTTATCAATACATTATGATTATACTGTCCGATCATGTGACAAACAAATAATTCAATTTATTTATGGAGACGATGCATTAAATCCTTCTTATATTGATAACAATAATACATATTCTGATCAatttgataaaatttttgatCATATTATCTCTATATCTTCAAGTCACGCTTTgttatcttttaaaaataatactaaaaatataacacAACAAATATTGGATCAACaggataaaaataatatacaaaaaaataattttcaagATACCAATGCATCTAATTATTCAAATGAGCATTATGAACAATGTCACAATGGTAGTAACAATAACATTGTCTATACTAAGTCAGTTATATctgaaattataaaaaaaatttcatcaaaaattaatgtgggaaatatatttataccaTTAGAGCATGATGAAcgttttattaaaaaaataatgaacgAAGACGAAAGCACAgaagaattatttattaaatatattaaagaaaatgagtatgaaaaagaaaaaaaagagtgTTATATGAatgattatgaaaaaaaaatttctatgAATCATAGCTATACCAGTGCAAAGAATATTAATTCATGTGAGCAACAACAAAAAGAAAACGAGTtgaaaaatcaaaatataaaaaatgaaaaacaagtaacaaagaaaaaaagaggaaaaaaaaaagacaaccTACTGAAAAATGGAAGTATATCAGAAGTGGAAGAATATACAAATGATTCCgaaacatataaaaataaaaaattagatgaaaaaaatataacaaaaaaaagtataaatgaagcgaaagaagtaaaaaattatgaaaactCTAAACATTTTTACTTACACAAAAAGCAAATAAACTGTTCCaaaaataatagtatttTGCCACCATACAACTATGAATCAGTATTACATTTTGTGAATGACTATAGAAATATTGTAATAATTAAGAATCTACtcgataaaaaaaaaattatcttaaatgatgcagaaaaaaaaatcatctgcgataaatacaataaaatgagtaaaaatataaagaaaaaaatagaaattgttaacaatatatatagacGCGAAAAGGAGAGAATCACAAaactaaaagaaaaattgaaTGATGACTATTATTCTTCTTCAGATGattctataatttttaagcaaattaaaaaaattaaaagtaaagaaagaaaaaatgaaaacgatgatagtaataatattattacctataatgataataaaagaaatataattaatagtAACGATAATAACTTTATAGCTAATGTTGATATAAATGACAGCAGCAATATGTACAATAACGAAAATgatcaaataataaaaaaaactaatttttcaaaagaaaaaaattttaattttgattttaatgatataaagaaaattaaagataaaaaattatataaagaaattgtaaatgaaataaatgaaaatgatttcTTATacgaaaataaatattataaacaaatgattaaaaatattatagcATTTGTTAGTGTTTTTGAATATATAGAAAGTTCCAAACAGCATTTTATACTATTTCCatatgaaattataaaatggtctaattttttgttaatttatttaacgGAGATTATTCCtactaatatttatattcatacAAAATTAtcgaaaaaagaaaaaccaACACATCAAAAAAATACtcaaaatatgaaaatatatatcgaagaaataaaaaaatggttatttattaaagctataaatatatataaatatcttaattataaaaaaggccttcaattaatgaaaaagaacgattattttcatttcataataaatgaatatgaTATATCTTATAGATATATGATTTATgattattcttttataaatttaaaacagttatatctatttattttttttaacatatataaatattttaaatatatttctgtCCCTGGGGATGCAGTTGGATCCATTTCTGCTCAATCCATTGGAGAACCTGGAACTCAAATGACTTTGAAAACTTTTCATTTTGCTggtaaataatataaaaaaaagattatatttttaattacaaatatattatgaatttatgtattttatatacttttaattatttaattatttcatcATATATGTCAACatgtataattatatttttttactcatatgtatatatgtattttattttataggTGTTGCTAGTATGAATGTTACATTAGGTGTTCCTcgtataaaagaaataattaatgCATCAAGTTTTATTCAGACACCAATATTAAATATTCCTCTAGAAGtaaatgataattataattttgcTTTAATGATGAAATCGAAATTAGAAAAAACAACAATAAGAGATATTTGTGTTTATATGAAAGAAGATTATACTAATAGaggtatttttttatcaattaaatttaatgaagaattaattcaaaaactttttttgaatattaatGCTTATAATATCAGAGATATTATATTGAAACAGAGTCatattaacaaaataaaaattaacaaaatatatattgaagtcataaataagtataaattacatatttcgctaaaaaatgatgaatttttgttttttcaaATGGAATCATTAAAAAAGGGATtacttgatttattaatatacGGAGATAAAGACATCAAAAGgtgtattataaaaaaagaagaaatagaagTAACTGACAGTGAAAATGAGAAtgaatatgaatataaaacTACTAATGTGAAGAAAAACATTGAAAATCAAGAAGAAACTAAAACGGATAAAGATAAAGAAGTAAATAAAAGTGTTATTcgtataaaaaaagaattcaaagaaaataatgcaaatgttaaaaaagaaaaagagatATGTTTTACAAAGGAAGAGAGTattaatagaataaaaaaggaagatACTATTCAAAATATAGCTAATGgagaaaaattagaaaatattatagaaaattttaataataaaataaatgagaacattgtaaaaaaagataacGAAATAATTAACTTAGATAGCATAAATTTGGATTCTCTCAACTTCGACAAAATTAATATCAATGACatttataatgataaaattgaTTTTTATGATGAGAGCCttaatatatgtaatttgaatggaaacaaaaaaaagaacataaaaaaaaaaaaaaaaaccgtATACTCCATTTTAGTTGAAGGAAATTCTTTGAATTATGTTCTTGGCTTAGAAGGTGTCGATTTTAAACATATTATTTCCAATCATGTAATTAACGTCTTTCAagtaagtattttttttttttttttttcattatacctgtatttatatataaatttttttttttttttttatcacaGGTTTTAGGCATAGAAGCTGCGAGGGtaacaataataaatgaaataaagaaATGTGTTGAAGCATATAGTATTGATATTGACATTAGACACATAATGCTTTTGGCAGATATAATGGCATTTACGTTAgtaacattattttttttttttttttaagaattcaatttttatataattttaatatattttttccttttttttttttttttttcagtggTGATATTTTAGGTATAAATAGGTTTGGTATACAAAAAGCTCGACAAAGTACATTAATGCTAGCTTCTTTCGAAGAAACAAATGAACATCTATTtgtttcatcattttttaaaaatattgatgagattaataatataagtgAAAGTATAATAGTTGGAAAAAATATACCAATTGGTACAGGATCATTTCAACTCCTTTATGATTATAAATTGTTAGTTATCTAcaaaaataacattttaatttatatatatatatacttatttatttttttttttttttaaatttatagcGATAAGAAACAGAAAAACCTAACTTTACTTGAAAAAGCTGAAAGGGAAATAAGATAACTAATTTGAttacattatatataaacaGCATACTTCTTTTAAGTTTATATTTGTACTACCTTTTTTTTGATtcttatttcatatatatatttgctttattcctttttttttatttgattaacccattttgttcttttatttataaacatGAATATCATATTTGCAAtctattcttttaaaataatacatcATTTTGTGTTTTTTTGAaactatataaattttttatatattatataacttattattttttattattttttttaatgttattaaaagaactataattttttttttaattcatattaCATATAAGAATctgaaaaatttttaaatttttatatttttttttttttttttgcaagtgcacaatatataaaaaactcTATCagtttttttgtttgttatTTATCAAGTATATGTAAAATGAGCTTTTTAaaacttaaatttttattgtttttattttttttatttttcaaaaattcaATCAATTATAAATCTTCAATAATTCATATCATTCAAATTAcctataataaattttattactttttgaatgagaataatttttttttttttttgctgtTCGatgatattatttattaaataaacatatttatttttattatttttttaaaataagtttcataataatatatataaattgtttaaaaataaaaaagagagaatataaaaaatgaccGATTACAAAATTGCTGTTAGTTCtattgaagaaataaaagacATATGTAGTGAATTATTGAATTCAAAAGAGGAAGATACATTTAATAAACTTAGTCTATATTATGAATTtgaagataaattaaaaaagttacAACCAATTATCACTAGAATAAGAATAAGAAGAAATGAAActgatgaagaaaaaaaaatttatggagaaaaaatgataaaaaatgtaGATATATTATTAGAAAGATACGacttattatataatatatatgaagaaGAGCTAACAGTGTTTAAAGAGAATTatgaaattgaaaaaaataaaaaaattgaaaaaaagttattagaagaacaaaaaaaaaaggaatatgaACAAGAAGAACTTAACAGGGGAAGAATTAGAACAAAATTGGAGGAAGAAgaaataatcaaaaaaaatgaagaaaaattaagaattctaaaagaagaagaacaagaaaacgaaaaaaaaataaaaaaaatagaatttatAAAGGAAATAATACAAGAAAAATGCAATTTTTTGTATGATGAAATATCCAATGCTTGTAGCAAAAGAGAagcaataaaatatatttactcTCAATTAGGtgtgaataataaaaattataatgacATAAAAGAAGATGATTGTTTATTtagttttaattattttattgatTGCTTATAtctaatttataaaaataatgaatataagCTTTTTAAAGAagctttaaaaaatataattgaaTATTTAGAAGAGttagtaaaaaatatagataacGATAAATTAAAACTAATTAATCTTATGAATAAGACTTTTCAAAACaatattttatcaaaaaaaggaactttatttgtatttattttaattggATATGTTTTAAAAAGACCAGAAgaaataattcatatattaaaaaaaataaacaggGAAATTAATAAggaaaacatatatatatatttggaAGAACCTAATATTGTTAATGACTATAAAGAATGGAAAGTATGGTTTGAAAATATTCAATCatctttaaatattttgtgTACTTTTTTTAGGCATGTTAACAAATACTCAGATATTCCTGATGacgaaaaaataaaatccattttcttatatttaagAGAAAATTTTGGAAAtgaagaacaaaaaaatacttaatttttattaaaagaatcatcaatcataaaaaaaaaaaaaattaaaactaaATGAACTTAACATAAAAGTAGAAAAACAAACATAACTGCCTATCTTTATATTCtcgcttttttttttttaaaaaaataattatataatttattttttttcttttaatatatttgataCTTTAATTAATTCACTAAATTTTGAACAAACATGATAATCAGAcattttatttgttatataggtttttgatatatttatttcaactattttctttttttttttattagcgAAGTAACATAAATTTGTAGCTGATGATACAGTTGAAGATGTTCCAATAACTAAAAGTAGATCACATTttgttatttctttttcagcTTCTTTTAAAAGATCCTTTGATATAACTTCTCCAAATAAAACTACATTTGGTTTAAATATTCCTCCACATGGACATTCAGGTGGTAATTGATGCATAAAGTGAGAAGTTTTTTGTAGCATtatcttatttaatttaacaATTTTATTACATGTACAGCAGCAAGCTTCAAAAACATTACCATGTAATGGAATTACTTTTGTATTTCCACTTTCTTCATGCAACCCATCAATATTTTGTGTAATTACTGATTTTAAATATCCTAAATTTTCTAATGTTGATAAAGCTATGTGTCCACTATTTAGTCCTATTTCATAATCTGATGAAATATCTCTTATTACTTCCCATATTTTTTCTGGATATTTCCAAAAACCCCAGATCGTCCCATATATTCTTGGATCGTATTTACTCCATATAGAATTACTAGAACCTCGAAAACTTGGTATGTTACTTTCAGCTGATGTTCCTGACCCTGTTAATGCAA harbors:
- the SIR2A gene encoding transcriptional regulatory protein sir2a, putative; the protein is MGNLMISTLKKETKSMTLEELAELIENSKYIVALTGSGTSAESNIPSFRGSSNSIWSKYDPRIYGTIWGFWKYPEKIWEVIRDISSDYEIGLNSGHIALSTLENLGYLKSVITQNIDGLHEESGNTKVIPLHGNVFEACCCTCNKIVKLNKIMLQKTSHFMHQLPPECPCGGIFKPNVVLFGEVISKDLLKEAEKEITKCDLLLVIGTSSTVSSATNLCYFANKKKKKIVEINISKTYITNKMSDYHVCSKFSELIKVSNILKEKK
- a CDS encoding DNA-directed RNA polymerase 3 largest subunit, putative — translated: MNKNIDMEELRNLIQENSMKKRFVKDIKNNCEIKSIKFGIMSKEEIIKYSEVKILNREMYKNNSGIPYPYGVLDLKLGAHKSNAICETCNKNLINCSGHFGYIELNYPVFHIGYYKYIIHILYCICKNCSNLLLPKEKIEFFSNLKKKNPEDSFYKRHLFKRILNLCKKVNKCYKCGSAQGVIKKVIKPSLDQFMKLKHILKVKENGKMVIKEEDLNSLYVLKLFKNINPFHVKLLNIENPEKLIITALLVPPNTIRPSVIIDEHGTAEDDLTCILSEITQLNNTINSQCTNGYQTNQFLGNVEFLQLQITRFINSDSPAVSQLLATQNISKPGRGICQRLKGKEGRFRCNLSGKRVDFSSRTVISPDPNISIDEVVIPKIIAMRLTYPETVNKYNIDKLKMLIRNGSNKWPGANYIIKKNIDTNYQSNNNIFDVIKNYINKKNNEDINEERKNNHLNKISLKYANKKFVIENLKIGDIVERHICDGDIVLFNRQPSLHRMSIMSHKAKIMDYKTFRFNECVCSPYNADFDGDEMNLHVPQTEEARAEALYLMNVKHNLITPKNGEVIIALTQDFLSASYIITNKDTFLDRDTFCLLCSYFSDAKINIELPVPAILKPKELWTGKQLISVLIKPNKKENTIINFEMKEREYSTKNGDLKYLCLNDSYVCFYKSELICGSLGKKVLGSSKYGLFYYLIHHNSSYVALKIMNRFSKLTSRYFSNKGMTIGIDDVTPSSTLTEKKRDLLLKGYEKVNKEIISYNEKKMQIQPGCTLEETLEIKVKNILDDLRNDAGKTCNQYLHYLNKPLIMFNSGAKGALINIAQMIACVGQQNVAGQRIQNGFINRTLPHFHFHCKDSESRGFVQNSFYTGLNPTEFFFHTMSGREGLVDTAVKTAETGYMQRRLMKALEDLSIHYDYTVRSCDKQIIQFIYGDDALNPSYIDNNNTYSDQFDKIFDHIISISSSHALLSFKNNTKNITQQILDQQDKNNIQKNNFQDTNASNYSNEHYEQCHNGSNNNIVYTKSVISEIIKKISSKINVGNIFIPLEHDERFIKKIMNEDESTEELFIKYIKENEYEKEKKECYMNDYEKKISMNHSYTSAKNINSCEQQQKENELKNQNIKNEKQVTKKKRGKKKDNLLKNGSISEVEEYTNDSETYKNKKLDEKNITKKSINEAKEVKNYENSKHFYLHKKQINCSKNNSILPPYNYESVLHFVNDYRNIVIIKNLLDKKKIILNDAEKKIICDKYNKMSKNIKKKIEIVNNIYRREKERITKLKEKLNDDYYSSSDDSIIFKQIKKIKSKERKNENDDSNNIITYNDNKRNIINSNDNNFIANVDINDSSNMYNNENDQIIKKTNFSKEKNFNFDFNDIKKIKDKKLYKEIVNEINENDFLYENKYYKQMIKNIIAFVSVFEYIESSKQHFILFPYEIIKWSNFLLIYLTEIIPTNIYIHTKLSKKEKPTHQKNTQNMKIYIEEIKKWLFIKAINIYKYLNYKKGLQLMKKNDYFHFIINEYDISYRYMIYDYSFINLKQLYLFIFFNIYKYFKYISVPGDAVGSISAQSIGEPGTQMTLKTFHFAGVASMNVTLGVPRIKEIINASSFIQTPILNIPLEVNDNYNFALMMKSKLEKTTIRDICVYMKEDYTNRGIFLSIKFNEELIQKLFLNINAYNIRDIILKQSHINKIKINKIYIEVINKYKLHISLKNDEFLFFQMESLKKGLLDLLIYGDKDIKRCIIKKEEIEVTDSENENEYEYKTTNVKKNIENQEETKTDKDKEVNKSVIRIKKEFKENNANVKKEKEICFTKEESINRIKKEDTIQNIANGEKLENIIENFNNKINENIVKKDNEIINLDSINLDSLNFDKININDIYNDKIDFYDESLNICNLNGNKKKNIKKKKKTVYSILVEGNSLNYVLGLEGVDFKHIISNHVINVFQVLGIEAARVTIINEIKKCVEAYSIDIDIRHIMLLADIMAFTGDILGINRFGIQKARQSTLMLASFEETNEHLFVSSFFKNIDEINNISESIIVGKNIPIGTGSFQLLYDYKFDKKQKNLTLLEKAEREIR